Genomic DNA from Candidatus Methanoperedens sp.:
AACCTATAACAATAAATATCTTGTAGAAGATGATTTTAAACTACTGAATGATGAACTTCTTGTGCCAATTGGCCCAATATATCACACAAAGGATTTCAATATCAGGGTTCATGTTTTCCTTGCTGTCATGGGTTTACTTTTTTATAGATATCTGGCATGGAAGACAAAGAAGTATGGTCTTTCTTTGAAAGAAATTATTGATGTTTTATCCGGAATAAGGTTTGCTATTGTAAAGGATAACAAATCTGATAAATCCGATATTATTTTGGAAGAGATGAGTGTAAATCAAGGATCATTATTTTCTTTTCTGAATCTTGGGAAGTTTATCCCGGAATTTTAAAAAACGATAAGCATAGGACTAACCGTTTGTTAGGCTAACACACATATGGGCAATAGATAGCGGATTTTCGATCATCTTTGAAAGGTGAGTTCTATTTTCATATTGATCCCTCTTGCTCTTGTGGCATTGATACCTGCTGTAAGCATTGTTGGCGTAAGGATGGATACTGTAACCCTTGTATTGATCTACAATATCGGACTGCCTCTTTTTACTTTTCTTTATTCTGAATATATATTACTGCAGCGGCCTGCAACTTTTTCACCGCCGGATATTTCAGATGAACATCCTGAACTTTCTAATATAGGCTCGACCAGGAAAAGTATAATTATAGTCACATTGATAATCGGAACAATAGTTGGTTTTTCAGGATATATTCTTCTTTATTCTGGCAATCCATTTAATATTATATCAAAAGAAGCCATGGCCGGATTGGTTTTACCCACATTCCCGATCATCTGGGCAATAACTGCGATGATCACGGTATATTGCGTCGGGGTATATACCCCCTATAAAAAAATCCGGGATGGGATAAAACAGATCGAGAATGAATTTGCTGATGCCATGTTCATCCTTGGTCGGAGGATCTCAGAAGGGCGGTCAGCAGAAGAAGCCTTTACGCATACATCAGAAACGATGAAAGGGGCAAAAATCGGCGAAGCTTTTGCAGATATTGCAAAAAACCTCACATGCATGCGGACTACATTGCATGGCGCTATTTTCAATGAGGAATATGGGGCATTCAAAGATATTTATTCGGACAGGGTGCATACGATGATGAAACTCCTAACCGAAAGCGTACATAGAAGCCATGAGGCAGCAGGCATGGCGATTATAAAGCTGGCAGACCACCTCAAGGAATTACAGGATGTAGAGGCAAATATCAAGAGGGGTTTGTATGATGTCACCTCCACGATGAGGTCAACAGCTATAATATTTGCCCCTCTTATAGCAGGAGTTACGCTTGCTCTTTCCGAAGTGATCCAGAAAATTTTGCTCAATATTTCAAAAGAGACCAGCAATTTACCTGACGAATACAACATCGGGGATTTTATGAAAGAAGCAGGAACCGGAATGACCCAGACAGTCCCTCCTGATATTTTCGTGCTTGTGGTGGGAGTATATATGGTCTTGCTGGTGATGATCCTTACAAGGTTTGCAGGCGGGATCGAGTATGGCGATGACAGGCCTCAATTCATGTATGATCTGGGACAGACCCTGCCCATATCGATTATGGTGTTCACGGTTACGACAGTGGTTTCAAGGGTGATTTTCAGTTCAATGGTATGAAGTAGCGGTTTATTTTTCTTCGAAATGCAGAAGCCTGGGTAAACTATATATGCGCTAAGGTCAGACCTTATCTGGATAATTTAATCTGTTCCGCATATCGGCAGAGGGTTTGGACAATTGGGGGGGGTTAATGAATTACGGACTGATGCTCTGGTATGATACATTCTTTATCCACTGGCGTGTGCCTGGAGCTCAGCTTGAGATGCGCATCCCCGCAGGTCTTAGCCTTGATCTCTTTAATGGCGATGCGTACATAAGCCTTGTTGCGCTACGTGCAATAGGGCCTTCGCCGGGTTTACTTTTGCCTCTTAGCAGTATCTTTCTTTCATACAACCAGCTTAATGTGCGCACCTATGTGAAAACAGGTGCAGAACGGGGAATTATTCTTCTGGATACTAAGGTTGATCACATACTTCCCGCAGTGGGGGCGCGTATATTCGGCATGCCCTATCATTTTGCCTGCGGTCTTGGTTAT
This window encodes:
- a CDS encoding DUF2071 domain-containing protein is translated as MNYGLMLWYDTFFIHWRVPGAQLEMRIPAGLSLDLFNGDAYISLVALRAIGPSPGLLLPLSSIFLSYNQLNVRTYVKTGAERGIILLDTKVDHILPAVGARIFGMPYHFACGLGYNVRGNHVALNTPDIKGDIDTADPFTPPEGSLESFLTDRFWVFVRAPVGPVYGVKIKHAPWRLRPVKLYNMLSSSITGFGGASEPVCSYIAEKADVSMVKVSMVRNP